The Nocardiopsis dassonvillei subsp. dassonvillei DSM 43111 genome contains a region encoding:
- the ehuC gene encoding ectoine/hydroxyectoine ABC transporter permease subunit EhuC gives MDFLIQRLPLYAEGAWVTIQLTLGGIALAFVLAMVFGIMGTIRHWLPRAVATVYVEVFRGIAALVLMFWMAFALPQLTGYQLADNFAAILAVGLNLGAYGAEVVRSSINAVPRPQVEATVALNLSWFQRTRLVVLPQAWAQMLPTFGNLNIELMKATAVSYLIGVADLTAVAQNMRQATGETVIAFIGAFVLYYLIAQVLILGMRLLERRANRKLGRAAPGGGGLASLLRPPAVDAKAGVAK, from the coding sequence GTGGACTTCCTGATCCAGCGGCTACCGCTCTACGCCGAGGGCGCGTGGGTCACCATCCAGCTCACCCTCGGAGGCATCGCGCTGGCCTTCGTCCTCGCCATGGTCTTCGGGATCATGGGGACGATCCGCCACTGGCTCCCCCGGGCCGTCGCCACGGTCTACGTGGAGGTGTTCCGGGGCATCGCCGCCCTGGTGCTGATGTTCTGGATGGCGTTCGCCCTGCCCCAGCTGACCGGTTACCAGCTGGCCGACAACTTCGCCGCGATCCTCGCCGTGGGGCTCAACCTGGGCGCCTACGGGGCCGAGGTCGTGCGCTCCTCCATCAACGCCGTGCCCAGGCCGCAGGTCGAGGCCACCGTCGCGCTGAACCTCTCCTGGTTCCAGCGGACGCGCCTGGTCGTGCTGCCCCAGGCCTGGGCCCAGATGCTGCCCACGTTCGGCAACCTCAACATCGAGCTGATGAAGGCCACCGCGGTGTCCTACCTCATCGGTGTGGCCGACCTGACGGCCGTGGCGCAGAACATGCGCCAGGCCACGGGTGAGACGGTGATCGCCTTCATCGGCGCCTTCGTCCTCTACTACCTGATCGCGCAGGTGCTCATCCTCGGCATGCGACTGCTCGAACGCCGCGCCAACCGCAAGCTGGGCCGCGCCGCACCGGGCGGCGGAGGCCTGGCGTCCCTCCTGCGGCCCCCGGCCGTCGACGCGAAGGCGGGGGTGGCCAAGTGA
- the ehuD gene encoding ectoine/hydroxyectoine ABC transporter permease subunit EhuD has product MFWDFEWTFEVMPDLLGGLWVTVQITVLGYLIALVLGLAIAIARRTPFFGPVLHAVMEFIRTTPLIIQLVFVFLLTPADISAMTVGVVVIGVHYAAYTAEVYRSGIEGVAKGQWEAARALSLPASRTWGAIVLPQAIRRTIPALGNYLIAMFKDTPLLLAISVPELLTEAQQVGSADFRIVEAYTLVGILFLLVSIPSAILIRRLERRYAAV; this is encoded by the coding sequence ATGTTCTGGGACTTCGAGTGGACCTTCGAGGTCATGCCGGACCTGCTGGGCGGCCTGTGGGTGACCGTCCAGATCACCGTGCTCGGTTACCTGATCGCGCTGGTCCTGGGCCTGGCGATCGCCATCGCTCGCCGGACGCCGTTCTTCGGTCCCGTCCTGCACGCGGTCATGGAGTTCATCCGGACGACCCCGCTGATCATCCAGCTGGTGTTCGTCTTCCTCCTGACCCCGGCCGACATCTCCGCGATGACCGTGGGCGTCGTCGTGATCGGCGTGCACTACGCGGCCTACACCGCCGAGGTCTACCGCTCGGGCATCGAGGGCGTGGCCAAGGGGCAGTGGGAGGCGGCCCGGGCGCTGAGCCTGCCCGCCAGCCGCACCTGGGGCGCGATCGTGCTGCCGCAGGCGATCCGCAGGACCATCCCGGCGCTGGGCAACTACCTCATCGCCATGTTCAAGGACACGCCGCTGCTGCTGGCGATCAGCGTGCCCGAGCTGCTCACCGAGGCCCAGCAGGTCGGCAGCGCGGACTTCCGCATCGTGGAGGCCTACACCCTGGTCGGGATCCTGTTCCTGCTCGTGAGCATCCCGTCCGCCATCCTCATCCGACGACTGGAGCGACGCTATGCCGCCGTCTGA
- the ehuA gene encoding ectoine/hydroxyectoine ABC transporter ATP-binding protein EhuA, with translation MPPSDTPVNEEPQGVGSGPRDQSLIVFDDVVKRFGDLTVLDHLNFSVAPGERVTLIGPSGSGKTTILRLLMTLEKVTEGVIWVGGEPFSHMRKGQGLTRANESYLRARRKRVGMVFQQFNLFPNMTVRQNITEAPVHVLGTPKGEANAKAEELLELVGLGDKIDAHPTQLSGGQQQRVAIARALAMQPEILLLDEVTSALDPELVAGVLDVLREVAETTDITMLCVTHEMGFARDVSHRVLMFDRGQIAEEGTPEQIFGDPKEERTKSFLRSVLDNGF, from the coding sequence ATGCCGCCGTCTGACACCCCCGTGAACGAAGAACCCCAGGGTGTCGGCAGCGGCCCCCGGGACCAGTCCCTGATCGTCTTCGACGACGTGGTGAAGCGCTTCGGCGACCTCACGGTGCTCGACCACCTGAACTTCTCCGTCGCCCCCGGCGAGCGGGTCACGCTCATCGGCCCCAGCGGTTCGGGCAAGACCACCATCCTGCGCCTGCTGATGACCCTGGAGAAGGTCACCGAGGGCGTCATCTGGGTGGGCGGCGAGCCCTTCAGCCACATGCGCAAGGGGCAGGGCCTGACCCGGGCGAACGAGTCCTACCTGCGCGCGCGCCGCAAGCGCGTCGGCATGGTGTTCCAGCAGTTCAACCTGTTCCCGAACATGACCGTCCGGCAGAACATCACCGAGGCGCCCGTGCACGTGCTGGGCACCCCCAAGGGCGAGGCCAACGCCAAGGCCGAGGAACTGCTGGAGCTGGTCGGGCTCGGCGACAAGATCGACGCCCACCCGACCCAGCTCTCGGGCGGCCAGCAGCAGCGCGTGGCGATCGCCCGCGCGCTGGCCATGCAGCCGGAGATCCTGCTCCTGGACGAGGTCACCTCGGCCCTGGACCCGGAGCTGGTGGCCGGGGTCCTGGACGTGCTGCGCGAGGTCGCCGAGACCACGGACATCACGATGCTGTGCGTGACGCACGAGATGGGCTTCGCGCGCGACGTGTCGCACCGGGTGCTCATGTTCGACCGGGGCCAGATCGCCGAGGAGGGCACGCCGGAGCAGATCTTCGGCGACCCCAAGGAGGAGCGCACCAAGTCCTTCCTCCGCTCGGTGCTCGACAACGGTTTCTGA
- a CDS encoding CPBP family intramembrane glutamic endopeptidase, which yields MVRRWGLVWGVLAALVFVAVPMLAHPVLRSDILDDSLVLFLISWSPMLIGGILAWAMVRGFGARDQLDRRVVQAMDGHPIGRELGWLGLFLAGFVVSMALLSMVFATYEAVFGADLAMSEALVSRLLFLFTLPLLVMDRSGITLDGKGTAMPAVALKVSEPWRWLGMVPIAIALVLIGYLLIPRLGLPGPSLQLLGYVLAFTVMAVCEEIFFRGMVQTRLEILMGRWGGIVTTSVVFALTYALIQPYDAVSQLPGADLVYNTGLALLTYATASLLYGYLWTCFRNTWIQVVMRVGMFLMLMPPDLQTGVM from the coding sequence ATGGTGCGAAGATGGGGGCTCGTCTGGGGGGTGCTGGCCGCCCTGGTGTTCGTCGCGGTGCCGATGCTCGCCCACCCCGTACTGCGCTCCGACATCCTCGACGACTCCCTGGTCCTCTTCCTGATCTCCTGGTCCCCGATGCTGATCGGCGGCATCCTGGCCTGGGCCATGGTCAGGGGCTTCGGCGCCCGCGACCAGCTGGACCGCCGCGTCGTCCAGGCGATGGACGGCCACCCCATCGGCCGGGAACTGGGCTGGCTGGGACTGTTCCTCGCCGGCTTCGTGGTGTCCATGGCACTGCTGTCGATGGTCTTCGCCACCTACGAGGCCGTGTTCGGGGCCGACCTGGCCATGTCCGAGGCCCTGGTCTCGCGCCTGCTGTTCCTGTTCACCCTGCCGTTGCTGGTCATGGACCGCTCCGGCATCACCCTGGACGGCAAGGGCACCGCCATGCCCGCGGTCGCGCTGAAGGTGTCCGAGCCCTGGCGCTGGCTCGGGATGGTCCCGATCGCCATCGCGCTGGTCCTGATCGGCTACCTGCTCATCCCGCGCCTGGGGCTGCCGGGGCCCTCCCTCCAACTGCTGGGCTACGTGCTCGCGTTCACCGTCATGGCGGTGTGCGAGGAGATCTTCTTCCGGGGGATGGTGCAGACCCGCCTGGAGATCCTCATGGGCCGCTGGGGCGGCATCGTCACCACCTCGGTGGTCTTCGCCCTCACCTACGCCCTCATCCAGCCCTACGACGCGGTGTCCCAGCTGCCGGGGGCCGACCTGGTGTACAACACCGGCCTGGCCCTGCTCACCTACGCCACGGCCAGCCTCCTCTACGGCTACCTGTGGACGTGCTTCCGCAACACGTGGATCCAGGTGGTGATGCGTGTCGGCATGTTCCTGATGCTCATGCCCCCCGATCTCCAGACCGGCGTCATGTGA
- a CDS encoding RNA degradosome polyphosphate kinase — MSTETAPTPDGPAAGTPELPADRFMDREEGWLRFNQRVLELAEDEDIPLLERARFLAIFSSNLDEFFMVRVAGLKRRLATGLSVASSSGHHPRALLGRISRFTRELMLRQAACFHDSVAPALREVGIRVVRWNELETVERENLRGYFQRSVYPLLTPFAVDSAHPFPYISGRSLNLAVAVRDPHDGRRMFARVKIPSSLPRFIELGDREGGRFVPVEDIVAAHLPQLFEGMQILEHNAFRVTRNADLEVDEDETDDLVTSLENELLRRRFGPLVRLEVEHDISDEALAILTEELGAEEEEIYRVPGPLNLAGLSQIADTDRPELRYPPMVPVEPRALTSGDLFAAVRENEVLVHHPYESFATTTERFLALAATDPEVMAIKQTLYRTSGDSPIVESLIEAAREGKEVVVLVEIKARFDEQNNIQWARKLEQAGCHVVYGVVGLKTHCKLSMVVRRDDDGLLRRYCHVGTGNYNPSTARMYEDLGLFSADPEVGEDVSDLFNSLTGFSRKKHYQRLLVAPGALRESLLEQIAVEIDNSLRGEPARIRIKVNSLVDLEIIDALYRASQAGVSVDLWVRGSCVLRAGVPGLSDNIRVRSILGRFLEHSRIFVFANGWRPQVWIGSADLMPRNLDRRVEALVRVADTEQCRRLVRLMDLAMDDGTSSWRLEPDGTWTRFTRDDDGRPLTDLQDSLRGDRHLRVVEGG, encoded by the coding sequence GTGAGCACGGAAACAGCGCCAACACCCGATGGGCCCGCCGCCGGTACGCCCGAGCTTCCCGCCGACAGGTTCATGGACAGGGAGGAGGGGTGGCTGCGCTTCAACCAGCGCGTGCTCGAACTCGCCGAGGACGAGGACATCCCCCTCCTGGAACGCGCGCGGTTCCTGGCGATCTTCTCCAGCAACCTGGACGAGTTCTTCATGGTGCGCGTGGCCGGGCTCAAACGCCGCCTGGCCACCGGCCTGTCCGTCGCCTCCTCCAGCGGACACCACCCCCGCGCGCTGCTCGGGCGCATCTCCCGGTTCACCCGCGAACTCATGCTCCGCCAGGCCGCCTGCTTCCATGACAGCGTCGCGCCCGCCCTGCGCGAGGTCGGCATCCGCGTCGTGCGCTGGAACGAGCTGGAGACCGTCGAGCGCGAGAACCTGCGCGGCTACTTCCAGCGCTCGGTCTACCCGCTGCTGACACCCTTCGCGGTCGACTCCGCGCACCCCTTCCCCTACATCTCCGGCCGCTCGCTCAACCTCGCGGTCGCCGTCCGCGACCCCCACGACGGGCGCCGCATGTTCGCCCGGGTCAAGATCCCCAGCTCCCTGCCCCGCTTCATCGAGCTGGGCGACCGCGAGGGCGGCCGGTTCGTCCCCGTCGAGGACATCGTCGCCGCCCACCTGCCCCAGCTCTTCGAGGGCATGCAGATCCTGGAGCACAACGCCTTCCGGGTCACGCGCAACGCCGACCTGGAGGTCGACGAGGACGAGACCGACGACCTCGTCACCTCCCTGGAGAACGAGCTGCTGCGCCGCCGCTTCGGCCCGCTCGTGCGCCTGGAGGTCGAACACGACATCAGCGACGAGGCCCTGGCCATACTCACCGAGGAGCTGGGCGCCGAGGAGGAGGAGATCTACCGGGTCCCCGGTCCGCTCAACCTCGCCGGACTGTCCCAGATCGCCGACACCGACCGGCCCGAGCTGCGCTACCCGCCCATGGTCCCCGTCGAACCGCGCGCCCTGACCTCCGGCGACCTCTTCGCCGCCGTCCGCGAGAACGAGGTCCTCGTCCACCACCCCTACGAGTCCTTCGCCACCACCACCGAGCGCTTCCTGGCCCTGGCCGCCACCGACCCCGAGGTCATGGCGATCAAGCAGACCCTGTACCGCACCAGCGGCGACTCGCCCATCGTGGAGTCCCTCATCGAGGCCGCCCGCGAGGGCAAGGAGGTCGTGGTCCTGGTCGAGATCAAGGCCCGCTTCGACGAGCAGAACAACATCCAGTGGGCCCGCAAGCTCGAACAGGCGGGCTGCCACGTCGTCTACGGCGTCGTCGGCCTCAAGACCCACTGCAAGCTGTCGATGGTCGTGCGCCGCGACGACGACGGGCTGCTGCGCCGCTACTGCCACGTGGGCACCGGCAACTACAACCCGAGCACCGCCCGCATGTACGAGGACCTCGGCCTGTTCAGCGCCGACCCCGAGGTGGGCGAGGACGTCAGCGACCTGTTCAACAGCCTCACCGGCTTCTCCCGCAAGAAGCACTACCAGCGCCTGCTCGTGGCGCCCGGCGCCCTGCGCGAGAGCCTGCTCGAACAGATCGCCGTCGAGATCGACAACAGCCTCAGGGGCGAGCCCGCCCGCATCCGGATCAAGGTCAACTCCCTGGTCGACCTGGAGATCATCGACGCCCTGTACCGGGCCTCCCAGGCCGGGGTGAGCGTCGACCTGTGGGTGCGCGGCAGCTGCGTCCTGCGCGCCGGGGTGCCCGGACTGTCCGACAACATCCGGGTGCGCAGCATCCTGGGCCGCTTCCTGGAGCACTCCCGCATCTTCGTCTTCGCCAACGGCTGGCGGCCCCAGGTGTGGATCGGCAGCGCCGACCTGATGCCCCGCAACCTCGACCGCCGGGTCGAGGCCCTGGTACGCGTGGCCGACACCGAGCAGTGCCGCAGGCTGGTGCGCCTCATGGACCTGGCGATGGACGACGGCACCTCGTCCTGGCGGCTCGAACCCGACGGGACGTGGACCCGGTTCACCCGCGACGACGACGGGCGACCGCTCACCGACCTCCAGGACAGCCTGCGCGGCGACCGCCACCTGCGCGTGGTGGAGGGCGGGTGA
- a CDS encoding NUDIX hydrolase — MSTVQNGGDVEGSVEGAHGAGPLRETAVGGYLEPIRAAGALLWREGPGGTEIVLVRRPDRADWSLPKGKLKSREHPVTGAVREVVEETGLIPVLGRRLPPQRYLKDGWPKQVEWWAATTADPAAGIDYPPNEEVDLVEWVPVEEARDRLTYDHDVRVVDNFLAGPATTFPVILLRHLSAGDKGAWTDDDLLRPLDGTGRADALALPRVLGAYGRPRVVTSAAARCTESLLPYTVEYDVPTRTERAFTIRSSSNGSPYGVEEAREAFARVLAEGRPTVVCTHGELVPQLMAEALTRLGAPFSQQLGLRKGSFWVVHVTAEGGGLAAVERHAVRA; from the coding sequence GTGAGCACCGTACAGAACGGGGGAGACGTGGAGGGATCGGTCGAGGGAGCCCACGGGGCCGGGCCCCTGCGCGAGACGGCGGTCGGCGGCTACCTCGAACCGATCCGCGCGGCGGGCGCCCTGCTGTGGCGCGAGGGCCCGGGCGGCACCGAGATCGTCCTGGTCCGCAGGCCCGACCGGGCCGACTGGTCCCTGCCCAAGGGCAAGCTCAAGAGCCGCGAGCACCCCGTGACCGGCGCGGTCCGCGAGGTGGTCGAGGAGACCGGCCTGATCCCCGTGCTGGGCCGCAGGCTCCCCCCGCAGCGCTACCTCAAGGACGGCTGGCCCAAGCAGGTGGAGTGGTGGGCGGCCACCACCGCCGACCCGGCCGCGGGGATCGACTACCCGCCCAACGAGGAGGTGGACCTGGTCGAGTGGGTGCCGGTGGAGGAGGCCCGCGACCGCCTCACCTACGACCACGACGTGCGGGTGGTCGACAACTTCCTGGCCGGGCCCGCGACCACCTTCCCCGTCATCCTGCTGCGGCACCTGTCGGCGGGGGACAAGGGCGCCTGGACCGACGACGACCTCCTGCGGCCCCTGGACGGGACCGGGCGCGCCGACGCCCTGGCCCTGCCCCGGGTGCTGGGCGCCTACGGGCGGCCCCGCGTGGTGACGTCGGCGGCGGCGCGGTGCACCGAGTCGCTGCTGCCCTACACGGTGGAGTACGACGTGCCCACGCGCACCGAGCGGGCGTTCACGATCCGCTCGTCCTCCAACGGCTCCCCGTACGGCGTGGAGGAGGCCCGCGAGGCGTTCGCGCGCGTCCTGGCCGAGGGGAGGCCGACCGTCGTGTGCACGCACGGAGAACTCGTCCCGCAGCTCATGGCCGAGGCGCTCACACGGCTGGGCGCGCCCTTCTCCCAGCAGCTGGGGCTGCGCAAGGGCTCCTTCTGGGTGGTGCACGTCACTGCGGAGGGCGGAGGGCTCGCGGCGGTGGAGCGGCACGCCGTCCGGGCCTGA
- a CDS encoding SRPBCC family protein yields the protein MAKHRVARSVVVDAPAKRIFDIIAAPERHAEFDGSDTVLSSLFGPERLERGSEFGMDMRMFGVGYRITNRVVEYEEDRLIAWRHFGPHRWRYELEELAEGGTRVTETFDYSRGLPAFYVLMGMPARNARSIEQTLVRLKAAAESRED from the coding sequence ATGGCCAAACACAGGGTTGCGCGGAGCGTCGTGGTCGACGCTCCCGCCAAGCGGATCTTCGACATCATCGCGGCGCCGGAACGGCACGCCGAGTTCGACGGCTCCGACACCGTCCTCTCCAGCCTCTTCGGGCCGGAGCGGCTGGAGAGGGGCAGCGAGTTCGGCATGGACATGAGGATGTTCGGCGTCGGCTACCGGATCACCAACCGGGTGGTGGAGTACGAGGAGGACCGCCTCATCGCCTGGCGGCACTTCGGTCCGCACCGCTGGCGCTACGAGCTGGAGGAACTGGCGGAGGGGGGCACCCGCGTCACGGAGACCTTCGACTACTCCAGGGGCCTGCCGGCCTTCTACGTCCTCATGGGGATGCCCGCGAGGAACGCGCGGAGCATCGAGCAGACGCTGGTGCGCCTCAAGGCCGCGGCGGAGTCGCGGGAGGA